A genomic region of Micromonospora sp. NBC_01796 contains the following coding sequences:
- a CDS encoding AAA family ATPase — MNDADQVQTTPIFEVARLARAVLDQVCTVVVGKRDSLELVLAGILAGGHVLLEDLPGLGKTLTARSFAQALGLDFRRLQFTPDLLPADVTGSFLYDQRSADFTFRAGPIFTNLLLADEINRTPPKTQSALLEAMQEKQVSVEGVTYRLDPPFHVLATANPIEYEGTYPLPEAQLDRFLLRVSFGYPTREEEGEVLRRRMSRRQEEAELAPVVNAARLREMQAALEDVVVEDSVGRYIVELTAATREHASVLVGASPRGSLALLLLARAKAALAGRDYVVPEDVKEVAAPALAHRITLRPEMWLRRVDPSFVVHEVLDRTPAPASGALPSYAAGARAV, encoded by the coding sequence ATGAACGACGCGGACCAGGTCCAGACGACGCCCATCTTCGAGGTGGCCCGACTGGCCCGGGCGGTGCTGGACCAGGTCTGCACCGTCGTGGTCGGCAAGCGGGACTCGCTCGAACTCGTCCTGGCCGGCATCCTGGCCGGCGGCCACGTACTGCTGGAGGACCTGCCGGGGCTGGGCAAGACGCTGACCGCCCGGTCGTTCGCGCAGGCGCTCGGGCTGGACTTCCGCCGGTTGCAGTTCACCCCCGACCTGCTTCCCGCGGACGTCACCGGCTCGTTCCTCTACGACCAGCGCAGCGCCGACTTCACCTTCCGGGCCGGACCGATCTTCACCAACCTGCTGCTCGCCGACGAGATCAACCGGACCCCGCCGAAGACCCAGTCGGCGCTGCTGGAGGCGATGCAGGAGAAGCAGGTCTCGGTCGAGGGCGTCACGTACCGGCTCGACCCGCCGTTCCACGTGCTGGCCACCGCCAACCCGATCGAGTACGAGGGCACCTACCCGCTGCCGGAGGCGCAGCTCGACCGGTTCCTGCTGCGGGTCTCGTTCGGCTACCCGACCCGCGAGGAGGAGGGGGAGGTGCTCCGCCGCCGGATGTCCCGCCGCCAGGAGGAGGCGGAGTTGGCCCCGGTGGTCAACGCCGCCCGGCTGCGCGAGATGCAGGCCGCCCTGGAGGACGTGGTGGTGGAGGACTCCGTCGGCCGCTACATCGTCGAGCTCACCGCGGCGACCCGGGAGCACGCGTCGGTGCTGGTCGGGGCCTCGCCCCGAGGATCGCTCGCGTTGCTGCTCCTGGCTCGGGCGAAGGCAGCCCTCGCCGGCCGCGACTACGTCGTCCCGGAGGACGTCAAGGAGGTGGCGGCGCCCGCGCTGGCGCACCGGATCACCCTGCGTCCGGAGATGTGGCTGCGCCGGGTCGACCCGTCCTTCGTCGTCCACGAGGTGCTCGACCGGACCCCGGCTCCGGCCAGCGGCGCCCTGCCCAGTTACGCCGCCGGAGCACGCGCGGTATGA
- a CDS encoding Bax inhibitor-1/YccA family protein, translating into MKTSNPVLARLGQAAERERAAGYAPAGPHGQPGYGQPYPTTAGAYPAAPPTVQPMTIDDVVVKTVTLLAITGAAATAAWVLVPDALMGVAWIGALVVGLVLGLVISFSRMANPALVVTYAVVEGVLVGAVSKAYESFYDGIVLQAVVATFGVFFLMAILYRAKAIRATPKFVRGVIAAMVGLFAVILINLVLSLFGFDTGLRSGGPLAIGFSLICIVVASLSFILSFHEVEEGVRLGLPQRYSWTAAFGILVSLIWLYFEVLRLISYFQGDD; encoded by the coding sequence GTGAAGACTTCCAACCCGGTGCTGGCCCGGCTCGGCCAGGCGGCCGAGCGCGAGCGGGCCGCCGGGTACGCCCCGGCCGGCCCGCACGGGCAGCCCGGCTACGGGCAGCCGTACCCGACCACGGCGGGAGCCTACCCGGCCGCACCCCCCACCGTGCAGCCGATGACCATCGACGACGTTGTCGTCAAGACCGTCACCCTGCTCGCCATCACGGGTGCCGCCGCCACCGCCGCGTGGGTGCTGGTGCCGGACGCGCTGATGGGCGTGGCCTGGATCGGTGCGCTGGTGGTCGGGCTGGTGCTCGGCCTCGTGATCAGCTTCTCGCGGATGGCCAACCCGGCACTCGTGGTCACGTACGCCGTGGTCGAGGGTGTCCTCGTCGGCGCCGTCAGCAAGGCGTACGAGTCGTTCTACGACGGCATCGTGCTCCAGGCGGTGGTCGCCACCTTCGGGGTGTTCTTCCTGATGGCGATCCTCTACCGGGCGAAGGCGATCCGGGCGACGCCGAAGTTCGTCCGGGGCGTCATCGCGGCGATGGTCGGACTGTTCGCGGTCATCCTGATCAACCTGGTGCTGTCGCTCTTCGGTTTCGACACCGGCCTGCGCAGCGGCGGACCGCTGGCGATCGGCTTCAGCCTGATCTGCATCGTGGTCGCCTCGCTCAGCTTCATCCTGAGCTTCCACGAGGTCGAAGAGGGCGTACGCCTGGGCCTGCCCCAGCGCTACTCCTGGACCGCCGCGTTCGGCATCCTGGTCAGCCTTATCTGGCTCTACTTCGAGGTCCTGCGCCTGATCAGCTACTTCCAGGGCGACGACTGA
- a CDS encoding SGNH/GDSL hydrolase family protein, translating to MTASGTPRQRSGTAGQLGRSAALTLIAGTVGGAALLAGEVLLARNRRYAQPELGLALRSVVGRTGAPVLRLVLLGDSSALGVGVNRVEDTVGGQLARLLADGTGPTSGNLAGEGHRLVHLSSVGVSGSRATDLATQVARALLGERPDVAVILIGANDVTALRRPGETAAYLGAAVRRLRNAGVEVVVGTCPDLGAVRAIAQPLRQVTGLLGRRTARAQSRAVLAAGGVAVDLAAETGPVFRADAGTLCHDGYHPSADGYRVWAHALLPAVAEAAAVTRQH from the coding sequence ATGACAGCGAGCGGGACTCCGCGCCAACGGAGCGGTACCGCCGGCCAGCTCGGCCGGAGCGCCGCGCTGACCCTGATCGCCGGCACCGTCGGCGGCGCCGCCCTGCTCGCCGGTGAGGTGCTGCTGGCCCGCAACCGACGCTACGCCCAGCCGGAACTGGGACTGGCGCTGCGTTCCGTGGTCGGTCGGACCGGTGCGCCCGTACTCCGGCTGGTCCTGCTCGGCGACTCGTCGGCGCTCGGCGTCGGGGTGAACCGGGTCGAGGACACCGTCGGCGGTCAGCTCGCCCGGCTCCTGGCCGACGGTACGGGCCCCACCAGCGGGAACCTGGCCGGCGAGGGTCACCGTCTGGTGCACCTGTCCAGCGTCGGGGTGTCCGGCTCCCGGGCCACGGACCTGGCCACCCAGGTGGCGCGGGCACTGCTCGGGGAACGCCCGGACGTGGCGGTGATCCTGATCGGGGCCAACGACGTGACCGCACTGCGCCGACCGGGTGAGACGGCCGCCTACCTGGGTGCCGCCGTACGCCGGCTGCGCAACGCCGGGGTGGAGGTCGTCGTCGGCACCTGCCCCGACCTCGGTGCCGTACGCGCCATCGCGCAACCGCTGCGCCAGGTCACCGGCCTGCTCGGTCGGCGTACGGCCAGGGCCCAGTCGCGGGCCGTGCTCGCGGCCGGCGGCGTCGCGGTCGACCTGGCCGCCGAGACCGGTCCCGTGTTCCGGGCCGACGCCGGGACCCTCTGCCACGACGGTTACCACCCCTCGGCGGACGGGTACCGGGTGTGGGCCCACGCCCTGCTGCCGGCCGTGGCCGAGGCGGCGGCGGTCACCCGGCAGCACTGA
- a CDS encoding SGNH/GDSL hydrolase family protein codes for MSTAGSVTRQQAPWHTVRRVAKLTILGAGVTAATTATAWAVLIGQARQARRIIPLAQAPPPRGDGVYGARFPGKPLTMVILGDSSAAGYGVHRPRETPGALLATGISRRLRRPVRLHRFAVVGSRSAGLAPQVEAALELEPELAVILVGGNDVTARTPLSIAVRYLVDAVRDLRGAGAEVVVGTCPDLGAIRPIKPPLRWLARRWSRQLAAAQTVAVVEAGGATVSLGDLLGPRFAAEPTRMFAWDHFHPSAEGYAVAAAALLPTVLVALGAAEERRPALAEGEGVRSLPAAAHEAARNAGTEVSGTEVGGRERGPAGRWAQLRRRRAWFGHQRGEEPAAPAHEAGSTGATTTGAEPSTVEERA; via the coding sequence ATGAGTACGGCCGGTTCGGTGACGCGGCAACAGGCGCCGTGGCACACCGTGCGCCGGGTCGCGAAGCTGACGATCCTCGGTGCCGGGGTGACGGCGGCGACCACGGCCACCGCCTGGGCGGTGCTGATCGGCCAGGCCCGGCAGGCCCGACGGATCATCCCGCTCGCGCAGGCACCGCCGCCGCGCGGTGACGGGGTGTACGGGGCGAGGTTCCCGGGCAAGCCCCTCACCATGGTCATCCTGGGCGATTCGTCCGCGGCGGGGTACGGCGTACACCGCCCCCGGGAGACGCCCGGCGCCCTGCTCGCCACCGGTATCTCCCGCCGCCTGCGCCGGCCGGTACGACTGCACCGGTTCGCCGTGGTGGGCAGCCGCTCGGCCGGATTGGCACCGCAGGTCGAGGCGGCCCTCGAACTGGAGCCGGAGCTGGCGGTGATCCTGGTCGGCGGCAACGACGTGACCGCGCGTACGCCGCTGTCGATCGCCGTACGTTATCTGGTCGACGCGGTCCGCGACCTGCGCGGCGCGGGCGCCGAGGTGGTCGTCGGCACCTGTCCGGACCTGGGCGCGATCCGGCCGATCAAGCCGCCGCTGCGGTGGCTGGCCCGGCGCTGGAGTCGCCAGCTCGCCGCCGCGCAGACGGTGGCCGTGGTCGAGGCCGGTGGCGCGACGGTGTCCCTGGGTGACCTGCTCGGTCCCCGATTCGCGGCCGAACCGACCCGGATGTTCGCCTGGGACCACTTTCACCCGTCCGCCGAGGGTTACGCGGTCGCGGCTGCGGCACTGCTGCCGACGGTCCTGGTGGCGCTGGGCGCGGCCGAGGAGCGTCGGCCGGCTCTCGCCGAGGGCGAGGGGGTCCGCTCGCTGCCGGCCGCCGCGCACGAGGCGGCCCGCAACGCCGGTACGGAGGTCAGCGGGACCGAGGTCGGCGGACGCGAGCGCGGGCCCGCGGGGCGTTGGGCGCAGTTGCGCCGACGCCGGGCCTGGTTCGGCCACCAGCGCGGCGAGGAGCCGGCCGCGCCCGCCCATGAAGCAGGCTCGACCGGGGCGACCACGACCGGAGCCGAGCCGTCCACAGTGGAGGAACGAGCATGA
- a CDS encoding cystathionine beta-synthase: MRYYDNVVDLIGHTPLVRLNQVTAGISATVLAKVEYFNPGGSVKDRIALRMVEEAERAGLLRPGGTIVEPTSGNTGVGLALVAQLRGYKCVFVCPDKVSEDKRNVLRAYGAEVVVCPTSVAPEDPRSYYNVSNRLAEEIPNAWKPDQYSNPANPRSHYETTGPELWEQTEGRITHFVAGVGTGGTISGIGRYLKEVSGGAVKIIGADPEGSVYSGGTGRPYLVEGVGEDFWPTTYDRTVADEIIEVSDKASFDLTRRLAREEGLLVGGSCGMAVVAALEVARKAGPDDVVVVLLPDGGRGYLSKIFNDEWMARYGFLETGNAEPTVADALASKPGGVPELIHVHPTETVRDAIDYMREYAVSQLPVLKAEPPVVTGEVAGSIAERDLLDALFTGQAHLHDTIERHMGPPLPMIGGGQPVSEAVNLLEKSDAALVLVDGKPRGVLTRQDLLAHLGAR, translated from the coding sequence GTGCGCTACTACGACAATGTCGTCGACCTGATCGGGCACACACCCCTGGTGCGGTTGAACCAGGTCACCGCCGGCATCTCCGCGACGGTGCTCGCGAAGGTGGAGTACTTCAACCCCGGTGGCTCGGTGAAGGACCGGATCGCGCTGCGGATGGTCGAGGAGGCGGAGCGGGCCGGCCTGCTCAGGCCCGGCGGCACCATCGTCGAGCCGACCAGCGGCAACACCGGTGTCGGGCTGGCCCTGGTCGCCCAGTTGCGGGGCTACAAGTGCGTGTTCGTCTGCCCGGACAAGGTCAGCGAGGACAAGCGCAACGTGCTGCGGGCGTACGGCGCCGAGGTGGTGGTCTGCCCGACCAGCGTCGCGCCCGAGGATCCCCGCTCGTACTACAACGTCTCCAACCGGCTCGCCGAGGAGATCCCGAACGCCTGGAAGCCCGACCAGTACTCCAACCCGGCGAACCCCCGGTCGCACTACGAGACGACCGGACCGGAGCTGTGGGAGCAGACCGAGGGGCGGATCACGCACTTCGTGGCCGGGGTCGGCACCGGTGGCACGATCTCCGGGATCGGCCGCTACCTCAAGGAGGTCTCCGGCGGCGCGGTGAAGATCATCGGCGCCGATCCGGAGGGTTCGGTCTACTCCGGCGGCACCGGGCGGCCGTACCTGGTCGAGGGGGTGGGGGAGGACTTCTGGCCGACCACCTACGACCGGACGGTCGCCGACGAGATCATCGAGGTGTCGGACAAGGCGTCGTTCGACCTCACCCGGCGGCTGGCCCGCGAGGAGGGCCTGCTGGTCGGTGGGTCCTGCGGGATGGCCGTGGTGGCGGCGCTGGAGGTGGCCCGCAAGGCCGGTCCGGACGACGTTGTCGTGGTGCTGCTGCCCGACGGCGGGCGCGGTTACCTGTCGAAGATCTTCAACGACGAGTGGATGGCCCGGTACGGGTTCCTGGAGACCGGAAACGCCGAGCCGACCGTGGCGGACGCCCTGGCCAGCAAGCCGGGCGGGGTGCCGGAGCTGATCCACGTGCACCCGACCGAGACGGTCCGGGACGCGATCGACTACATGCGCGAGTACGCCGTCTCCCAGCTCCCGGTACTCAAGGCCGAACCGCCGGTGGTCACCGGTGAGGTGGCCGGTTCGATAGCCGAGCGGGACCTGCTCGACGCGCTCTTCACCGGCCAGGCACACCTGCACGACACGATCGAGCGGCACATGGGTCCGCCGCTGCCGATGATCGGCGGTGGGCAGCCGGTGAGCGAGGCGGTCAACCTGCTGGAGAAGTCGGACGCCGCGCTCGTACTGGTCGACGGCAAGCCTCGGGGCGTACTGACCCGGCAGGACCTGCTCGCCCACCTCGGCGCCCGCTGA
- a CDS encoding NAD(P)/FAD-dependent oxidoreductase produces the protein MKQRILVVGAGHVGLYAALRLSKKLRSWEAEVMVVDPQPHMTYQPFLPEASAGNISPRHAVVPLRRALKNCTIVAGEVTRIEHARKTATVQPIIGPPREIPYDHIIVAPGSVSRTLPIPGLREQGIGFKTIGEAIYLRNHVLDRLDVAAATTDPETRRNALTFVFVGGGYAGIEALAEMEDMARDALKYYPEISAEEMRWVLVEATLRVLPEVDRDMGAYTVQQLLKRKMDIRLDTRLESCVDGVVKLSDGDSFRADTIVWTAGVKPSPVLDQTDLPRDERRRVTCLPTLQVVDGDRVLDGAWSAGDCAAVPDLTGPPGTFCSPSAQHAVRQAVVMADNIRAVLRSRLPKNYKHKHAGSVASLGLHKGVAQVYGIKLTGLPAWAMHRAYHLGRIPSLNRKIRVLVDWLLAFFLRREVVALGQLHDPREEFVEATPRITPRA, from the coding sequence GTGAAACAACGGATCCTCGTAGTTGGCGCTGGGCACGTCGGGTTGTACGCGGCCCTGCGGTTGTCGAAGAAGCTCCGCTCGTGGGAGGCCGAGGTGATGGTGGTCGATCCCCAGCCACACATGACCTATCAGCCGTTCCTGCCCGAGGCGTCGGCGGGCAACATCTCCCCCCGACACGCGGTGGTGCCGCTGCGGCGCGCACTGAAGAACTGCACGATCGTCGCCGGTGAGGTGACCCGGATCGAGCACGCCCGCAAGACGGCGACCGTGCAGCCGATCATCGGACCGCCCCGGGAGATCCCGTACGACCACATCATCGTGGCGCCCGGGTCGGTGTCCCGGACCCTGCCGATCCCCGGCCTGCGTGAGCAGGGCATCGGGTTCAAGACCATCGGTGAGGCCATCTACCTGCGCAACCACGTCCTGGACCGGCTCGACGTGGCGGCTGCCACGACCGACCCGGAGACCCGGCGCAACGCGCTGACCTTCGTCTTCGTCGGCGGTGGTTACGCCGGGATCGAGGCGTTGGCCGAGATGGAGGACATGGCCCGGGACGCGCTGAAGTACTACCCGGAGATCTCGGCGGAGGAGATGCGCTGGGTGCTGGTCGAGGCGACCCTGCGGGTCCTGCCGGAGGTCGACCGGGACATGGGCGCGTACACCGTGCAGCAGTTGCTCAAGCGCAAGATGGACATCCGGCTGGACACCCGGTTGGAATCCTGCGTGGACGGCGTGGTCAAGCTCTCCGACGGGGACAGCTTCCGGGCCGACACCATCGTCTGGACCGCCGGAGTGAAGCCGTCGCCGGTGCTGGACCAGACCGACCTGCCGCGTGACGAGCGGCGCCGGGTCACCTGCCTGCCGACCCTCCAGGTGGTCGACGGTGACCGGGTGCTGGACGGGGCGTGGAGCGCCGGGGACTGCGCGGCGGTCCCGGACCTGACCGGCCCGCCCGGCACGTTCTGCTCGCCGAGCGCCCAGCACGCGGTCCGTCAGGCGGTCGTGATGGCGGACAACATCCGCGCGGTCCTCCGCAGCCGCCTGCCGAAGAACTACAAGCACAAGCACGCGGGCAGCGTGGCCAGCCTGGGCCTGCACAAGGGCGTCGCCCAGGTGTACGGGATCAAGTTGACCGGCCTGCCGGCCTGGGCCATGCACCGGGCGTACCACCTGGGGCGGATCCCGTCGCTGAACCGCAAGATCCGGGTTCTGGTCGACTGGCTGCTCGCCTTCTTCCTGCGCCGCGAGGTGGTCGCCCTGGGCCAGCTCCACGACCCCCGCGAGGAGTTCGTCGAGGCGACCCCCAGGATCACCCCCCGCGCCTGA
- a CDS encoding S1C family serine protease produces the protein MDGEQIQPPPTEADALDAYSRVVTGVASRVLPSVAALAVRSARGNGAGSAVTFTADGLLLTSAHVVDGAEGGTATFADGAESRFDVVGTDPLSDLAVLRVRSTSVPPAELGDADQLRIGQLVVAVGNPMGLAGSVTAGVVSGLGRSLPARDGRLVRLIEDVIQTDAALNPGNSGGALADSAGRVIGVNTAVAGYGLGLAVPINSTTRQIIGDLVSTGRVRRAWLGVAGVPVPLPPAVAERTGQRRGLRVVEVVPGSPAGSAGIYLGDVLISAGGRPVQSGQGLQRLMLGPAIGSRLPVTLLRRGAFVDVIAVPAELSR, from the coding sequence TCCTGCCGAGCGTCGCCGCACTCGCGGTGCGCTCCGCGCGGGGCAACGGGGCCGGCTCCGCGGTCACCTTCACCGCCGACGGTCTCCTGCTCACCAGCGCCCACGTGGTCGACGGAGCAGAGGGCGGTACGGCCACCTTCGCCGACGGCGCCGAATCCCGGTTCGACGTGGTCGGCACCGACCCCCTCTCCGACCTGGCCGTACTCCGGGTCCGGTCGACCAGCGTGCCGCCGGCCGAACTCGGCGACGCCGACCAGCTCCGGATCGGCCAGCTCGTGGTGGCCGTGGGCAACCCGATGGGGCTGGCCGGCTCGGTCACCGCCGGGGTGGTCTCCGGCCTGGGCCGGTCCCTGCCCGCCCGCGACGGCCGGCTGGTCCGGCTGATCGAGGACGTGATCCAGACCGACGCCGCCCTCAACCCCGGCAACTCGGGCGGGGCACTGGCCGACTCGGCCGGACGGGTGATCGGGGTGAACACCGCCGTGGCCGGTTACGGGCTCGGCCTGGCCGTACCGATCAACTCCACCACCCGGCAGATCATCGGCGACCTGGTCTCCACCGGGCGGGTACGCCGGGCCTGGCTCGGCGTCGCCGGGGTGCCGGTCCCGCTGCCCCCGGCGGTGGCCGAACGCACCGGTCAGCGCCGGGGCCTGCGGGTGGTCGAGGTGGTGCCGGGCAGCCCCGCCGGCAGCGCCGGGATCTACCTCGGTGACGTGCTCATCTCGGCCGGGGGCCGGCCGGTGCAGAGCGGGCAGGGGCTGCAGCGCCTGATGCTCGGGCCGGCGATCGGCAGCCGCCTGCCGGTCACCCTGCTCCGCCGGGGAGCCTTCGTCGACGTGATCGCCGTCCCGGCGGAGCTGAGCCGCTGA
- a CDS encoding DUF58 domain-containing protein yields the protein MTSSPGPLRAAVPQPRRRPAVGAQEQAERVEPVPQWWTPTRALGRAVLLTGVLLLAGVLFGRVDLVVLAAPFALGTAYALRRRPTEAPRIAISAEDGALVEGSDITGAVTIGNPDLAGYDLAVVRTRVSPWLKLTEIGFAGPGGVDRPLALGVSPGEAVDLDLRGEALRWGRHPLGPAGVRAVACAGLLASRPVLIDPESVRIYPKTEPFDADEAMPRAAGLVGGHRSRRPGEGGELAGVRIFGPGDRLRRIDWRVSLRARQLHVAATLSDRDAEVVLLLDVLAEVGQSGGVRGTASVLDTTVRAAAAVAEHYLHRGDRVSLLEYGPAARRLRPATGRRQYLIALEWLLDVTAANSENELYEQVFGPQLLSSNALVVVLTPLVDPRSAAMLARLARSGRFVVAVDTLPELTTPPRRGQWTEVAHRLWRLDRENTIGQLREHGVPVVAWAGAGSLDLVLRDVARLASAPRAVGR from the coding sequence ATGACCAGCAGCCCCGGGCCACTGCGGGCCGCCGTACCGCAGCCGCGTCGCCGCCCGGCGGTGGGCGCGCAGGAGCAGGCGGAGCGCGTGGAGCCCGTACCGCAGTGGTGGACGCCGACCCGGGCGCTCGGCCGGGCGGTGCTGCTCACCGGCGTACTTCTGCTGGCCGGGGTGCTCTTCGGCCGGGTCGACCTGGTCGTGCTGGCCGCGCCGTTCGCGCTCGGGACCGCGTACGCGCTGCGCCGCCGGCCGACCGAGGCGCCCCGGATCGCGATCTCGGCCGAGGACGGGGCACTGGTCGAGGGGAGTGACATCACCGGGGCGGTGACGATCGGCAACCCGGACCTCGCCGGTTACGACCTGGCCGTGGTCCGGACCCGGGTCTCGCCCTGGCTCAAGCTCACCGAGATCGGCTTCGCCGGACCGGGCGGGGTCGACCGGCCGCTCGCCCTGGGCGTGTCACCCGGCGAGGCGGTCGACCTGGACCTGCGCGGGGAGGCCCTGCGCTGGGGTCGGCACCCGCTCGGTCCGGCCGGTGTCCGGGCGGTTGCCTGCGCCGGACTGCTGGCCAGCCGGCCGGTGCTGATCGACCCGGAGTCGGTCCGGATCTACCCGAAGACCGAGCCGTTCGATGCCGACGAGGCCATGCCCCGGGCCGCCGGCCTGGTTGGCGGGCACCGCTCCCGCCGGCCCGGCGAGGGCGGCGAGCTGGCCGGCGTACGGATCTTCGGCCCCGGTGACCGGTTGCGCCGGATCGACTGGCGGGTGTCCCTGCGGGCCCGGCAACTGCACGTGGCGGCCACCCTCTCCGACCGGGACGCCGAGGTGGTGCTCCTGCTCGACGTGCTCGCCGAGGTCGGCCAGTCCGGCGGCGTACGGGGGACCGCCTCGGTGCTGGACACCACCGTCCGGGCCGCCGCCGCCGTCGCCGAGCACTACCTGCACCGGGGGGACAGGGTCTCCCTGCTCGAGTACGGCCCCGCCGCCCGCCGGCTCCGTCCCGCCACCGGCCGGCGGCAGTACCTGATCGCGCTGGAGTGGCTGCTCGACGTCACCGCCGCGAACTCCGAGAACGAGCTGTACGAGCAGGTCTTCGGTCCGCAGTTGCTCTCCTCGAACGCGCTGGTGGTGGTGCTCACCCCGCTGGTCGACCCCCGCTCGGCGGCGATGCTGGCCCGGCTGGCCCGCTCCGGCCGGTTCGTGGTCGCGGTGGACACCCTGCCCGAGCTGACCACCCCGCCCCGGCGCGGGCAGTGGACCGAGGTGGCGCACCGGCTGTGGCGGCTGGACCGGGAGAACACCATCGGCCAGTTGCGCGAGCACGGCGTACCGGTGGTGGCCTGGGCCGGCGCGGGCAGCCTGGACCTGGTGCTGCGGGACGTGGCCCGCCTCGCCTCCGCTCCCAGGGCGGTTGGCCGATGA
- a CDS encoding YkvA family protein, producing MAKTLKRTAAFAALARALTSGTRGGPSLGARLGALPRMIRATARGEYDGGLRLALMAAATAYVVSPIDLAPELLLAVFGLADDALMVTWLAGSVLAETERFLVWEARRDSVVPGHVVP from the coding sequence ATGGCGAAGACACTGAAGCGGACCGCGGCGTTTGCGGCGCTGGCCCGGGCGTTGACATCCGGGACGCGGGGCGGCCCGTCGCTGGGGGCCCGGCTGGGGGCGCTGCCCCGGATGATCCGCGCGACGGCCCGCGGCGAGTACGACGGCGGCCTGCGGTTGGCCCTGATGGCGGCGGCGACCGCGTACGTGGTCTCACCGATCGACCTGGCACCCGAGCTGTTGCTGGCGGTTTTCGGACTGGCCGACGACGCGCTCATGGTGACCTGGCTGGCCGGCAGCGTGCTCGCCGAGACCGAGCGCTTCCTGGTCTGGGAGGCCCGTCGGGACAGCGTGGTCCCCGGCCACGTGGTGCCCTGA
- a CDS encoding acetyl-CoA C-acetyltransferase, producing the protein MSTDPSRTAVIVATARSPIGRAGKGSLRDLRPDDLAATIVRAALDQVPELDPTQIDDLYLGCGLPGGEQGFNMGRVVATLLGLDTLPAATVTRYCASSLQTTRMAFHAIAAGEGDVFVSAGVECVSRFARGSSDGLPSEAQALVGGGWQNPRFAAAQARSAARTQAGAEPWTDPRLDGELPDIYLTMGQTAENLAQVYDVTRADMDEFGVRSQNLAEQAIAAGFWAREITPVTLPSGEVVSADDGPRAGVTMDGVAGLKPVFRPDGRITAGNCCPLNDGAAAVVVMSEQRARDLGITPLARIVSTGVTGLSPEIMGLGPVEASRQALKRAGMSIDDVDLVEINEAFAAQVIPSYRELDIPLEKLNVMGGAIAVGHPFGMTGARITGTLINSLRWHDKSIGLETMCVGGGQGMALVLERLS; encoded by the coding sequence ATGTCGACCGATCCGTCTCGCACCGCCGTCATCGTCGCCACCGCCCGCTCCCCGATCGGCCGAGCCGGCAAGGGCTCCCTGCGCGACCTGCGGCCGGACGACCTCGCCGCCACCATCGTCCGGGCCGCGCTGGACCAGGTACCCGAACTCGACCCCACCCAGATCGACGACCTCTACCTCGGCTGTGGCCTGCCCGGCGGGGAACAGGGCTTCAACATGGGCCGGGTGGTGGCCACCCTGCTCGGCCTGGACACCCTGCCGGCCGCCACGGTGACCCGCTACTGCGCCTCGTCGCTGCAGACCACCCGGATGGCCTTCCACGCCATCGCCGCCGGCGAGGGGGACGTCTTCGTCTCCGCCGGGGTCGAGTGCGTCTCCCGGTTCGCCCGGGGCAGTTCCGACGGACTGCCCTCCGAGGCCCAGGCACTCGTCGGGGGCGGCTGGCAGAACCCCCGGTTCGCCGCGGCCCAGGCCCGGTCGGCCGCCCGTACCCAGGCCGGGGCCGAGCCCTGGACCGATCCCCGGCTCGACGGGGAACTGCCCGACATCTACCTGACGATGGGTCAGACCGCCGAAAATCTGGCCCAGGTGTACGACGTCACCCGCGCGGACATGGACGAGTTCGGCGTACGCAGCCAGAACCTCGCCGAGCAGGCCATCGCGGCCGGCTTCTGGGCTCGGGAGATCACCCCGGTGACCCTGCCCTCGGGCGAGGTGGTGAGCGCCGACGACGGCCCCCGCGCCGGGGTGACCATGGACGGCGTGGCCGGCCTCAAGCCGGTGTTCCGCCCCGACGGCCGGATCACCGCCGGCAACTGCTGCCCGCTCAACGACGGTGCGGCGGCGGTGGTCGTGATGAGCGAACAGCGCGCCCGCGACCTCGGCATCACCCCGCTGGCCCGGATCGTCTCCACCGGGGTCACCGGACTCTCACCCGAGATCATGGGGCTGGGCCCGGTCGAGGCGTCCCGGCAGGCGCTGAAGCGGGCCGGGATGAGCATCGACGACGTCGACCTGGTGGAGATCAACGAGGCGTTCGCCGCCCAGGTGATCCCCTCCTACCGGGAGTTGGACATCCCGCTGGAGAAGCTCAACGTGATGGGCGGCGCGATCGCCGTCGGACACCCGTTCGGCATGACCGGCGCCCGGATCACCGGGACGCTGATCAACTCGCTGCGGTGGCACGACAAGAGCATCGGGCTGGAGACCATGTGCGTCGGCGGCGGGCAGGGCATGGCCCTGGTCCTCGAACGCCTCAGCTGA